One genomic segment of Drosophila melanogaster chromosome 3R includes these proteins:
- the Sce gene encoding Sex combs extra, with protein sequence MTSLDPAPNKTWELSLYELQRKPQEVITDSTEIAVSPRSLHSELMCPICLDMLKKTMTTKECLHRFCSDCIVTALRSGNKECPTCRKKLVSKRSLRADPNFDLLISKIYPSREEYEAIQEKVMAKFNQTQSQQALVNSINEGIKLQSQNRPQRFRTKGGGGGGGGGGNGNGAANVAAPPAPGAPTAVGRNASNQMHVHDTASNDSNSNTNSIDRENRDPGHSGTSAASAITSASNAAPSSSANSGASTSATRMQVDDASNPPSVRSTPSPVPSNSSSSKPKRAMSVLTSERSEESESDSQMDCRTEGDSNIDTEGEGNGELGINDEIELVFKPHPTEMSADNQLIRALKENCVRYIKTTANATVDHLSKYLAMRLTLDLGADLPEACRVLNFCIYVAPQPQQLVILNGNQTLHQVNDKFWKVNKPMEMYYSWKKT encoded by the exons ATGACGTCGCTGGACCCGGCGCCAAACAAAACGTGGGAGCTGTCGCTGTACGAGCTGCAGCGCAAGCCGCAGGAGGTGATCACGGACAGCACGGAAATCGCGGTGTCCCCGCGGAGCCTCCACAGCGAACTGATGTGTCCCATCTGCCTGGACATGCTGAAGAAGACGATGACGACGAAGGAGTGCCTGCACCGCTTCTGCTCCGACTGCATTGTGACCGCCCTGCGTTCGGGCAATAAGGAGTGCCCCACGTGCCGCAAGAAGCTCGTCTCCAAGCGCTCCCTGCGCGCCGATCCCAACTTCGACCTGCTCATCTCGAAGATCTACCCCAGTCGCGAGGAATACGAGGCCATCCAGGAGAAGGTGATGGCTAAGTTCAACCAGACGCAGTCGCAGCAGGCGCTGGTCAACTCCATCAACGAGGGCATCAAGCTGCAGTCCCAGAACCGGCCACAAAGATTCCGCACCAagggcggcggcggtggtggtggtggaggtggtAATGGAAATGGTGCTGCCAATGTCGCAGCTCCGCCTGCACCTGGTGCACCCACTGCTGTGGGTCGCAATGCCTCCAACCAAATGCACGTCCACGACACAGCCTCCAATGATAGCAACAGCAATACCAACAGCATTGATCGCGAGAACCGGGATCCGGGTCATTCGGGCACATCGGCAGCATCGGCCATAACGAGCGCCTCGAATGCTGCGCCCTCGTCGTCGGCAAACTCGGGCGCCAGCACATCCGCCACTCGGATGCAGGTGGACGACGCTTCCAATCCCCCCTCGGTGCGGAGCACTCCGTCACCAGTGCCCTCCAACTCGAGCAGCTCCAAGCCGAAGCGCGCCATGTCGGTGCTGACTTCGGAGCGGTCCGAGGAGTCCGAGTCGGATTCACAGATGGACTGCCGCACCGAGGGTGACTCCAACATCGACACAGAGGGCGAGGGCAATGGCGAGCTGGGCATCAACGATGAAATCGAGCTCGTCTTCAAGCCCCATCCCACGGAGATGTCGGCGGACAACCAGCTCATACGGGCACTCAAGGAGAACTGTGTGCGCTACATCAAGACCACGGCAAATGCCACCGTCGATCATCTCAGCAAGTATCTGGCCATGCGGCTCACGCTCGACCTGGGCGCCGATTTGCCAGAGGCTTGTCGCGTGCTCAACTTTTGCATCTACGTCGCTCCACAGCCACAGCAGTTGGTTATCCTGAATGGCAACCAGACGTTGCACCAGGTCAACGACAAATTCTGGAAG GTAAACAAACCTATGGAAATGTATTACTCGTGGAAGAAAACCTAA
- the CG12883 gene encoding uncharacterized protein, producing MASSSSKNKTLQLIRCFCGCSNMTVAEVRRIYVLSNSVHETLLDAEATRLLRKFMETRRSGDKDEAEQYLDIYEKCAEFLAEHQRTFTQDEVDELVDLGLPYDLEQDLSRRMLSADRTDISSGLYRIQSKCRNEIEGSSDFRDFRDAIADKMRRVPK from the exons ATGGCCAGCAGTTCGAGCAAG AACAAGACCCTACAGCTGATAAGGTGCTTCTGCGGATGCAGTAACATGACTGTCGCCGAGGTGCGGAGGATCTATGTTCTGTCGAACAGTGTGCACGAGACGCTGCTGGATGCGGAGGCCACCAGACTGCTGCGCAAGTTCATGGAGACGAGGCGGTCCGGCGACAAGGACGAGGCCGAGCAGTACTTGGACATCTACGAGAAGTGCGCCGAGTTTCTCGCTGAGCACCAGCGCACCTTCACCCAGGACGAGGTGGACGAACTGGTCGATCTGGGCCTGCCCTACGACCTGGAGCAGGATCTCTCCAGGCGCATGCTCAGCGCCGATCGCACGGACATCAGCAGCGGGCTCTATCGCATCCAGAGCAAATGTCGCAACGAAATCGAGGGCAGCAGCGATTTTCGAGACTTCAGGGACGCCATCGCTGATAAGATGCGTCGGGTGCCAAAATGA